The following proteins are co-located in the Equus caballus isolate H_3958 breed thoroughbred chromosome 15, TB-T2T, whole genome shotgun sequence genome:
- the GPR45 gene encoding probable G-protein coupled receptor 45, with protein MMACNSTSIETYEYLLLNESNVSDSGVTTPPAPLRISLSILMMLMIVVGFLGNAVVCIIVYQRPAMRSAINLLLATLAFSDIMLSLCCMPFTAITLITVHWHFGDYFCRLSATLYWFFVLEGVAILLIISVDRFLIIVQRQDKLNPQRAKVIIAVSWALSFCVSAPSLAGWTSVEVPTRAPQCVPGYTELPANRAYVVTLVVAVFFAPFGVMLCSYLCILHTVRKNAIRVHNQSDSLDLRQLTRAGLRRLQRQQQVSVDLSFKTKAFTTILLLFVGFSLCWLPHSVYSLLSVFSRTFYCSSSFYTTSSCILWLSYLKSVFNPIVYCWRIKKFREACVELLPQTFQILPRVPERIRRRIQPSTVYVCNENQSAV; from the coding sequence ATGATGGCCTGTAACAGCACGTCCATTGAGACTTACGAATACTTGCTGCTGAACGAGAGCAATGTGTCAGACTCTGGGGTGACCACTCCTCCTGCCCCCCTCAGGATATCCTTGTCAATTCTCATGATGCTGATGATTGTGGTCGGATTCCTTGGCAATGCTGTCGTCTGCATCATCGTGTATCAGAGGCCAGCCATGCGCTCTGCCATCAACCTGTTGCTCGCCACGCTGGCCTTCTCCGACATCATGCTGTCCTTATGCTGCATGCCCTTCACTGCCATCACCCTGATCACTGTCCACTGGCACTTTGGGGATTACTTTTGCCGGCTCTCGGCCACACTTTACTGGTTTTTTGTCCTGGAGGGCGTGGCCATCCTGCTCATCATCAGCGTGGACCGTTTTCTCATCATCGTCCAACGCCAGGACAAGCTGAACCCACAAAGGGCCAAGGTGATCATCGCCGTCTCCTGGGCCCTGTCCTTCTGCGTCTCTGCTCCCTCGCTTGCTGGCTGGACGTCCGTGGAGGTGCCCACCCGGGCCCCTCAGTGCGTGCCAGGCTACACGGAGCTCCCGGCCAACCGCGCCTACGTGGTGACACTGGTGGTGGCTGTGTTCTTCGCGCCCTTTGGTGTCATGCTCTGCTCCTACCTGTGTATCCTCCACACGGTCCGGAAGAATGCCATCCGTGTCCACAACCAGTCGGACAGCCTGGACCTGCGGCAgctcaccagggctggcctgaggCGGCTCCAGCGGCAACAGCAGGTCAGCGTGGACCTGAGCTTCAAAACCAAGGCCTTCACCACCATCCTGCTCCTCTTCGTGGGCTTCTCGCTGTGCTGGCTGCCGCACTCGGTCTACAGCCTCCTGTCGGTGTTCAGCCGGACGTTCTACTGCAGCTCCTCGTTCTACACCACCAGCTCCTGCATCCTGTGGCTCAGCTACCTCAAGTCTGTCTTCAACCCCATCGTCTACTGCTGGAGAATCAAAAAGTTCCGCGAGGCCTGCGTAGAATTGCTGCCCCAGACCTTCCAAATCCTCCCCAGAGTGCCTGAGCGGATCCGAAGGAGAATCCAGCCAAGCACCGTCTACGTGTGCAATGAAAACCAGTCTGCTGTTTAG